Proteins from a genomic interval of Terriglobia bacterium:
- a CDS encoding PQQ-binding-like beta-propeller repeat protein, translating into MSKRFSMKVLNPDGSLRQEAFAPVFGDFEDMYLDFYRFISIGAILSSPAVDHGVVYFGSMDGNVYARQ; encoded by the coding sequence ATGAGCAAGCGCTTTTCGATGAAGGTCCTCAACCCCGATGGCAGCTTGCGGCAAGAAGCCTTCGCGCCGGTGTTCGGCGACTTCGAGGATATGTACCTCGATTTTTATCGCTTTATCTCCATCGGCGCCATTCTTTCCTCGCCGGCCGTCGATCACGGCGTCGTCTATTTCGGCAGCATGGACGGCAATGTCTACGCTCGGCAGTAA